In a genomic window of Streptomyces koelreuteriae:
- a CDS encoding cytochrome P450, with amino-acid sequence MSEETITETLPPVRDWPALDLSGADFDPVLRRLMDEGPVTRIKLPNGEGWAWLVTRYDDTRMVTNDPRFSREAVMDRQVTRLAPHFIPARGAVGFLDPPDHTRLRRSVAAAFTARGVERVRERSRRMLAELVEEMLQDGPPADLTESVLGPFPIAVICELMGVPAADRQDMHRWTQFILSSSHGAEVSEKAKQEMSSYFADLIGVREGSTGEDVASLLGAALGRGEITLEEGVGLAVLLQIGGEAVTNNSGQMFYVLLTRPDLADRLRAEPEIRPQAIDELLRWIPHRNAVGLSRIALEDVEIKGVRIRAGDAIYVSYLAANRDPDVFPDPETIDFLRSPNPHVSFGFGPHYCPGGMLARLESQLLVDALLDGVPGLRLAVPAEEVPFRKGALIRGPEALPVTW; translated from the coding sequence ATGAGCGAAGAGACGATCACGGAAACGCTGCCCCCGGTCCGGGACTGGCCCGCGCTCGATCTGTCCGGCGCGGACTTCGACCCGGTGCTGCGCCGGCTGATGGACGAGGGCCCGGTCACCCGCATCAAGCTGCCCAACGGCGAGGGCTGGGCCTGGCTGGTCACCCGCTACGACGACACCCGGATGGTGACCAACGACCCGCGCTTCAGCCGCGAGGCCGTCATGGACCGGCAGGTCACCCGGCTCGCACCGCACTTCATCCCGGCCCGTGGCGCGGTCGGCTTCCTGGATCCGCCGGACCACACCCGGCTGCGCCGCAGTGTCGCCGCCGCGTTCACGGCGCGCGGGGTGGAGCGGGTGCGCGAGCGGTCCCGCCGCATGCTGGCGGAACTGGTCGAGGAGATGCTCCAGGACGGCCCGCCCGCCGACCTCACGGAGTCCGTGCTCGGCCCGTTCCCCATCGCGGTCATCTGCGAGCTGATGGGCGTCCCGGCCGCGGACCGGCAGGACATGCACCGCTGGACCCAGTTCATCCTGTCCTCCTCGCACGGCGCCGAGGTCAGCGAGAAGGCCAAGCAGGAGATGAGCTCCTACTTCGCCGATCTGATCGGCGTGCGCGAGGGCAGCACGGGCGAGGACGTCGCGTCCCTGCTCGGCGCCGCCCTGGGCCGTGGCGAGATCACCCTGGAGGAGGGGGTGGGACTCGCGGTGCTCCTCCAGATCGGCGGCGAGGCGGTCACCAACAACAGCGGCCAGATGTTCTACGTGCTGCTGACCCGGCCCGACCTGGCCGACCGGCTGCGCGCCGAGCCGGAGATCCGTCCCCAGGCCATCGACGAACTGCTGCGCTGGATCCCCCACCGCAACGCGGTCGGCCTGTCGCGGATCGCCCTGGAGGACGTGGAGATCAAGGGGGTGCGGATCCGGGCGGGCGACGCGATCTATGTGTCGTACCTGGCCGCGAACCGCGACCCCGACGTCTTCCCGGACCCGGAGACGATCGACTTCCTGCGCAGCCCCAACCCCCATGTGTCCTTCGGGTTCGGCCCGCACTACTGCCCGGGCGGCATGCTGGCCCGGCTGGAGTCACAACTCCTGGTCGACGCGCTCCTCGACGGCGTTCCGGGCCTGCGGCTCGCCGTACCCGCCGAAGAGGTGCCCTTCAGGAAGGGCGCGCTGATCCGCGGTCCCGAGGCCCTGCCCGTGACGTGGTGA
- a CDS encoding transcriptional regulator has protein sequence MTRTARDLLRTTTTRLAPDPRSNPLVPRIAQGTAPRSALAALALEQSWVIPADRRAFLHLAERSLVTAPEAAAFFRSLAEGEALAEELLPSLAQACGVDETAAASYEPLAGCQAYPAYVAWLSLNGSPADVVLALTANFSAWGGYCATIAKALRAHHGFTDEACAFFDFFADPSPELDEKAVTAVQAGLDTGQLNESLAHGYGRLLQLYEAMFWSTLGHLPS, from the coding sequence ATGACGCGCACGGCCCGGGACCTGCTGCGGACGACCACCACCCGACTCGCCCCAGACCCGCGGTCCAACCCCTTGGTCCCCCGGATCGCCCAGGGCACGGCACCCCGCAGCGCCCTCGCCGCCCTCGCCCTGGAACAGTCCTGGGTGATCCCCGCGGACCGCCGCGCGTTCCTCCATCTGGCCGAGCGTTCCCTCGTCACCGCCCCCGAGGCCGCGGCCTTCTTCCGGAGCCTCGCGGAGGGCGAGGCGCTGGCGGAGGAACTGCTGCCCTCGCTCGCACAGGCGTGCGGTGTGGACGAGACGGCGGCGGCGTCGTACGAACCCCTCGCCGGCTGTCAGGCCTACCCCGCGTACGTCGCCTGGCTCTCCCTCAACGGCTCACCGGCGGACGTCGTCCTGGCTCTGACCGCCAACTTCTCGGCGTGGGGCGGCTATTGCGCGACGATCGCGAAAGCCCTACGGGCTCACCACGGCTTCACGGACGAGGCCTGCGCATTCTTCGACTTCTTCGCGGACCCGTCACCCGAGCTGGACGAGAAGGCCGTGACGGCGGTACAGGCGGGTCTGGACACCGGGCAACTGAACGAGTCCCTGGCACACGGATACGGCCGCCTGCTCCAGCTTTACGAGGCGATGTTCTGGTCCACGCTGGGTCATCTGCCCTCTTAG
- a CDS encoding DUF6213 family protein, whose product MNREVTLPLIVDDHGTLQVAAADVSKLLRTLGGRWVRLVEAGESGLDEDTVAALTIELAKLADRIDVACIAHSSGGAT is encoded by the coding sequence GTGAACCGCGAAGTGACTCTGCCGTTGATCGTCGACGACCACGGGACCTTGCAGGTGGCTGCGGCGGATGTCAGCAAGCTGTTGCGGACGTTGGGGGGGCGGTGGGTGCGGTTGGTGGAGGCCGGGGAGTCGGGGCTGGATGAGGACACGGTCGCGGCGTTGACGATCGAGCTTGCGAAGCTGGCCGATCGGATTGATGTGGCTTGTATCGCGCACAGCAGTGGGGGCGCGACCTAA
- a CDS encoding NADP-dependent succinic semialdehyde dehydrogenase, whose translation MPIATVNPANGETLKTYEAMGEEEIERRLQLAEATFRTYRTTTFDERARLLNKAADLLEEDQDDIARVMTTEMGKPIKQARAEAAKCAKAMRWYAEHAEELLADEEPAATDVKDSGASRVRVRYRPLGPVLAVMPWNFPLWQVIRFAAPALMAGNVGLLKHASNVPQTALYLEDLFHRAGFTEGAFQTLLIGSGAVDEILRDERVRAATLTGSEPAGRAVASTAGEMIKKTVLELGGSDPFVVMPSADIDRAAKVAVTARVQNTGQSCIAAKRFIVHTDVYDAFAERFAEGMRALNVGDPTAEDTDVGPLSSEQGLRDVEELVDDAVRVGAQVLCGGERPEGPGWYYAPTILAGITREMRIHREEAFGPVATLYRAADLDEAVLIANDSPFGLSSNVWTRDEAEVDRFVRDLEAGGVFFNGMTASHPGFPFGGVKRSGYGRELSGHGIREFCNITTVWHGA comes from the coding sequence ATGCCCATCGCAACGGTGAACCCGGCGAACGGCGAGACGCTCAAGACGTACGAGGCCATGGGCGAGGAGGAGATCGAGCGCCGGCTCCAGCTCGCCGAGGCCACCTTCCGCACGTACCGGACGACGACGTTCGACGAGCGCGCCCGGCTGCTGAACAAGGCCGCCGACCTCCTCGAAGAGGATCAGGACGACATCGCCCGGGTGATGACCACCGAGATGGGCAAGCCGATCAAGCAGGCCCGGGCCGAGGCCGCGAAGTGCGCCAAGGCGATGCGCTGGTACGCCGAGCACGCCGAGGAACTGCTCGCCGACGAGGAACCCGCCGCCACCGATGTGAAGGACTCGGGCGCCTCACGCGTCCGCGTGCGCTACCGGCCACTGGGTCCGGTGCTGGCGGTGATGCCGTGGAACTTCCCGCTGTGGCAGGTGATCCGCTTCGCCGCGCCCGCGCTGATGGCGGGCAACGTGGGCCTGCTCAAGCACGCCTCGAACGTCCCGCAGACCGCCCTCTACCTGGAGGATCTGTTCCACCGGGCCGGCTTCACCGAGGGCGCTTTCCAGACCCTGCTGATCGGCTCCGGCGCGGTCGACGAGATCCTGCGCGACGAGCGGGTCAGGGCGGCCACCCTCACCGGCAGCGAACCGGCGGGCCGCGCGGTCGCCTCCACCGCAGGCGAGATGATCAAAAAGACCGTGCTGGAGCTGGGCGGCAGCGACCCGTTCGTCGTCATGCCCTCCGCCGACATCGACCGGGCGGCGAAGGTCGCGGTGACCGCGCGGGTGCAGAACACCGGGCAGTCCTGTATCGCCGCGAAGCGGTTCATCGTGCACACGGATGTCTACGACGCCTTCGCCGAGCGTTTCGCCGAGGGCATGCGGGCGCTGAACGTCGGCGACCCCACGGCCGAGGACACCGACGTCGGCCCGCTCTCCAGCGAGCAGGGGCTGCGCGATGTGGAGGAACTGGTCGACGACGCGGTGCGCGTCGGCGCGCAGGTGCTGTGCGGTGGCGAACGGCCCGAGGGGCCCGGCTGGTACTACGCGCCGACGATCCTCGCCGGCATCACCCGCGAGATGCGCATCCACCGGGAGGAGGCGTTCGGCCCCGTCGCCACGCTGTACCGGGCGGCCGACCTCGACGAGGCCGTGCTGATCGCGAACGACTCACCCTTCGGGCTGAGTTCGAACGTGTGGACGCGGGACGAGGCCGAGGTGGACCGGTTCGTACGGGATCTGGAGGCGGGCGGCGTGTTCTTCAACGGCATGACGGCCTCCCATCCGGGGTTCCCCTTCGGCGGGGTGAAGCGGTCCGGGTACGGCCGTGAGCTGTCCGGGCACGGAATCCGGGAGTTCTGCAACATCACGACTGTTTGGCATGGTGCGTGA
- a CDS encoding NUDIX domain-containing protein — translation MKRSAGLLLFRPTGNGPEVLLGHMGGPFFARRDAGAWTVPKGEYEPDEPAWAAARREFQEELGLPPPDGEAIALGEVRQTGGKIVTVWAIEADLDPATITPGTFRMEWPPKSGRLQEFPELDRVAWFALDRAREVIVKAQTAFLDRLAEHSP, via the coding sequence GTGAAGCGCAGCGCGGGCCTGCTGCTCTTCCGCCCCACCGGCAACGGCCCGGAGGTGCTGCTCGGCCATATGGGCGGCCCGTTCTTCGCCCGGCGCGACGCGGGGGCGTGGACCGTCCCCAAGGGCGAGTACGAGCCCGACGAACCCGCCTGGGCGGCCGCCCGCCGCGAGTTCCAGGAGGAACTGGGGCTGCCGCCGCCCGACGGCGAGGCCATCGCCCTCGGCGAGGTCCGGCAGACGGGCGGCAAGATCGTCACGGTGTGGGCGATCGAGGCGGACCTCGACCCGGCGACGATCACGCCCGGCACCTTCCGGATGGAGTGGCCGCCGAAGTCGGGACGGCTCCAGGAGTTCCCCGAGCTGGACCGGGTGGCGTGGTTCGCCCTCGACCGGGCCCGCGAGGTGATCGTCAAGGCGCAGACGGCGTTTCTCGACCGCCTGGCTGAGCACTCGCCCTGA